From Rana temporaria chromosome 7, aRanTem1.1, whole genome shotgun sequence, the proteins below share one genomic window:
- the LOC120945560 gene encoding uncharacterized protein LOC120945560, producing the protein MTILISPDSGKLWLLIGLTSFSVFSIVWVTTNCIYSPEDLGGLRGICGKNYSEEMQVPRDKRSIPSTQIRDQITTNVTHTRHKRGTQLYNEGSKTDSLTDNMLLLKFKYAYARKTGYEKCWICSKLHPSTARIPLMAMPLNFYPLLNGTPPIILTNVTRTLPNNTLTFPIIGRSHSPDWCFRLGNSTKRAEVCQHAKINFSMTSIEDPVFHTSDPTMNATLMDFLSSSSTSPVGQLLSSFTFSSLSDEVMTIFNKRPLALGNSIYICCGKICHPWIPTEPQGWCYLASLVPIMGVVGDDKGEHLLEASMHPRYPLKHRHKRELFFEKDMAWAWFPSWTGWGIDIMKRLNNYSKILDEILDKNSGDITNLNEEMRAIKKQLELHDLAIESMSAALTGLCEVTEDYRCCTWIHNTSVEIPDYYDIIAQHQKEVDSLQQEARDIAKTWSPFGKGNFGLGGIFSWLKDIAMTIIIILLFLLFLYACFKLIMCIIARASKSPTHDTSMVSNQVPDYDTPKPHAPGDYSTYVKMHKQKKKNLII; encoded by the coding sequence ATGACAATCTTAATTTCACCGGACTCTGGAAAACTTTGGTTGCTCATAGGACTTACCTCATtttcagttttctccatagtATGGGTTACCACCAACTGTATTTATAGCCCAGAAGATTTAGGGGGATTGCGAGGTATTTGCGGTAAGAATTACAGCGAAGAAATGCAAGTCCCCCGAGATAAGAGGAGTATCCCTTCCACACAAATTAGAGATCAGATCACCACCAATGTTACACATACCAGGCACAAGAGAGGTACACAACTATATAACGAAGGGAGTAAGACAGATAGTCTCACAGACAATATGTTATTGTTAAAGTTTAAGTATGCCTATGCCCGAAAAACTGGATATGAAAAGTGTTGGATTTGTAGTAAACTACACCCTAGTACTGCTAGGATCCCTCTAATGGCGATGCCCCTAAATTTTTATCCCCTCTTAAACGGCACACCTCCCATTATCCTTACAAACGTCACGAGGACGCTTCCAAATAATACCCTTACGTTTCCAATTATTGGTAGAAGCCACTCCCCAGACTGGTGTTTCAGGTTGGGGAACTCCACTAAAAGAGCTGAAGTTTGCCAACATGCCAAAATTAATTTTTCCATGACTTCAATTGAGGACCCTGTATTTCACACTTCAGACCCTACCATGAACGCCACCTTAATGGATTTCCTTAGCTCAAGCTCCACCTCCCCAGTAGGTCAGCTGTTGTCAAGTTTCACCTTTTCAAGTCTTTCTGACGAGGTAATGACAATATTCAACAAACGGCCCCTAGCCCTAGGAAACAGTATTTATATTTGTTGTGGGAAAATCTGTCACCCTTGGATCCCCACTGAACCCCAGGGATGGTGCTATCTTGCATCCCTAGTCCCCATTATGGGCGTAGTGGGAGATGACAAGGGTGAGCACCTCCTTGAAGCTAGTATGCATCCTAGATATCCCCTTAAACATCGCCATAAAAGGGAATTATTTTTCGAGAAGGATATGGCATGGGCCTGGTTTCCTTCATGGACCGGGTGGGGAATAGACATAATGAAAAGGCTAAACAATTACTCTAAAATTCTTGATGAAATCCTAGATAAAAATTCGGGGGACATCACCAATTTAAATGAAGAGATGAGAGCAATTAAGAAACAACTTGAGCTCCATGACCTAGCCATCGAAAGCATGAGTGCTGCCCTTACTGGGTTATGTGAGGTTACAGAGGATTACAGGTGTTGCACATGGATACACAATACATCTGTTGAAATACCCGATTATTATGACATTATTGCACAACACCAAAAGGAGGTAGATAGCCTGCAACAAGAAGCCAGGGATATTGCTAAAACATGGAGTCCTTTTGGTAAAGGGAATTTTGGACTTGGAGGGATATTCTCATGGTTGAAAGACATTGCTATGACTATTATAATAATTTTGctttttctattatttctatatgCATGTTTTAAGCTCATAATGTGTATCATTGCCAGGGCCTCCAAATCCCCCACCCACGACACTTCCATGGTGTCAAATCAAGTTCCAGATTATGACACCCCAAAGCCACACGCACCCGGGGATTACTCAACATACGTTAAAATGCATAAGCAAAAGAAAAAGAACCTCATCATTTAG